The following DNA comes from Chryseobacterium gallinarum.
TATACGGTAGTGCTTGTAGAGAGATAAACATTAGCGTTTAGAATAGCATTTGTTTCACTTTGGGCATCCGCTAATGTCTTATAGTATTTTATAACAGTTCCTGTAGGGACCGGATTAGGAAGTCCGATATCTGCTTTTGCAAGATCAAATGTTGAGAAAGTAATATTGTTTTCAATATAACATTCGCTAAGCTGTGCGTCCTTTAAAACAACAGTCGGGTAGAATTGCAGTTTAATGGTGGTGGTTGCGATACATCCGAATGAGGAAATTACTTTTGCATATACTGTAGTTTCCGGAGAAACATAATTGGTAGGATTTGTAATTTCATTGGTCTCTGCATTCATATCTGCAAGAGTCGGGTAATATTTGATTGTGGCTCCTGTACCTCCAAATACGCCGGCGGTAGTTAAATCGTATTTTCCTGTGCCTGCTCCATTGTTATTACACGCTAAAAGGGTAGCTGGAGTTGCCGTGATACCTACATTAACAAACTTGAACTTTCCTGTAATAAAGCAGCCGTTCATCGGGTTGCCCGCATTATTGGGATCGTGATATACAACTCTGTAGTAATAAATTGTTGTACCGTTTACCGTTGCTGTCGTAAGTGGGTTGGTACCGGTAAGGGCATCATTGATTTCATTATGATAGGTTACCTGGAAGTTGGTACTGTTTCCGTTAATAATTCCTGCTGTAAGGGTTGTGAAGTTAAATTGAGTTGGAAGCCCACATACCATAACCTGGCTTGGATCTGAAGGATTGGCTGCCGGAATTCCGGGAGTGATAAATGGATAAGGAGCTAAGCTGGCATCATTAAAGGCAGAGCTTAAGCTGGCAGTTCCTGACCATACCAGGGAGAATCCGTTTGGTGATTTACTGTAGTTATCAACCACCAGGTAATAAGTATCCCCAAGTGCTGCATCTATATAAGGGCTCCATTTTCCACTGTTTCCACTGGCCGGAGGAATAGCAAGATCCAGGCCGGTATCTCCAGGAGTACCTGAGTAGTTACATCTCAGAGGAGCTACAAAAACGTGCTGGTCATTCTGTAAAGACGGGCATCCGTTCGGGGTAGGACCGTACACGGCGAAATCGTAATCATCATCCGGGTCGTTAGGCTTGATCGTAAAAGCAAGAGTTCCTGCACTTGATACCGTGAAAGTGTACCATACTGTATAGCGCTCATTTGTAGATAAGCACCCCCCATTTTGATTGAGGATTTCTAAAATGTTCCCCGGCCCTGTAGGGGTATAGGAAATATCAGAATTT
Coding sequences within:
- a CDS encoding T9SS type B sorting domain-containing protein, translating into MKKILLLLILFISQAFYSQSDCPSAIPLCGNSDISYTPTGPGNILEILNQNGGCLSTNERYTVWYTFTVSSAGTLAFTIKPNDPDDDYDFAVYGPTPNGCPSLQNDQHVFVAPLRCNYSGTPGDTGLDLAIPPASGNSGKWSPYIDAALGDTYYLVVDNYSKSPNGFSLVWSGTASLSSAFNDASLAPYPFITPGIPAANPSDPSQVMVCGLPTQFNFTTLTAGIINGNSTNFQVTYHNEINDALTGTNPLTTATVNGTTIYYYRVVYHDPNNAGNPMNGCFITGKFKFVNVGITATPATLLACNNNGAGTGKYDLTTAGVFGGTGATIKYYPTLADMNAETNEITNPTNYVSPETTVYAKVISSFGCIATTTIKLQFYPTVVLKDAQLSECYIENNITFSTFDLAKADIGLPNPVPTGTVIKYYKTLADAQSETNAILNANVYLSTSTTVYVRVTNERQCYAISKITLNVLPPVKSAVLKDKTICAESKTTLDAGPGFDGYEWSTGETTQSISNVGIGSYWVKLKTGKCFTLQEVKVQPTQQPVISSIDISNNNISIYVAGGTPPYMYSIDGVNWQESNVFSGLPRGENKVFVKDSFNCNPVQITITVPNLINAITPNGDNINDVIDYSALAYKKNLVFIVYDRYGNKLHEANKVRNFTWDGTAFGKKIPTGTYWYTISWNENDKNNTETKYSGWVLVKNKD